In Equus caballus isolate H_3958 breed thoroughbred chromosome 7, TB-T2T, whole genome shotgun sequence, one DNA window encodes the following:
- the TMEM126A gene encoding transmembrane protein 126A produces the protein MEDHEPDDTVKEKIFYIITRKINQLPEAERNLLEHGSTYIGLNAALCGLIANSLFRRVLNVTQARIAAGLPMAVIPFLTAHLSYKGFVSFPLNTGDLNCETCTITRGGLVGLVFGGLYPVILAIPVNGGLAARYESAPLPEKGNILTYWTRISKPIFRKMLFPILLQTGFAAYLGSRQYKLVIKALQLPEPGLEFQ, from the exons ATGGAAGATCATGAACCAGATGATACTgtcaaggaaaaaattttttatatcatAACCAGAAAAATTAACCAACTTCCAGAAGCAGAAAG GAATCTACTTGAACATGGATCAACATATATTGGACTTAATGCTGCTCTCTGTGGCCTAATAGCAAACAGCCTTTTTCGACGTGTCTTAAATGTGACACAGGCTCGTATAGCTGCTGGCTTACCAATGGCGGTGATCCCATTTTTGACGGCGCATTTATCTTACAAAGGTTTTGTAAGTTTCCCATTGAATACAG GTGATTTGAATTGTGAAACCTGTACCATAACACGGGGTGGACTGGTTGGTCTTGTTTTTGGTGGTCTGTACCCTGTTATCTTGGCTATACCTGTGAATGGTGGCCTAGCAGCCAG GTATGAGTCAGCCCCGCTACCAGAGAAAGGAAACATCTTAACTTACTGGACTAGAATCTCTAAGCCCATCTTTAGAAAGATGTTATTTCCCATTTTGCTTCAGACTGGGTTTGCAGCCTACCTTGGGTCTAGACAATATAAACTAGTGATAAAGGCTCTTCAGTTACCTGAACCTGGCCTAGAATTTCAGTGA
- the CREBZF gene encoding CREB/ATF bZIP transcription factor encodes MRHSLTKLLAASGGDSLTRSESPAPAATCSLPADSTRAAAAAAAEEETAAAGSPGRRQPRGDEAELEAGRGGRGGAAVRAPSPEEMEEEAVASVPGEETEDMDFLSGLELADLLDPRQPDWHLEPGLSSPGPLSSSGGGSDSGGLWRGDDDDEAAAAEMQRFSDLLQRLLNGIGGCSSGSDSGSGEKRRRKSPGGGGGSSGNDSNQAATKSPRKAAAAAARLNRLKKKEYVMGLESRVRGLAAENQELRAENRELGKRVQALQEESRYLRAVLANETGLARLLSRLSGVGLRLTTSLFRDSPAGDHDYALPVGKQQQDLLEEDDSAGGVCLHVDKDKVSVEFCSACARKASSSLKM; translated from the coding sequence ATGAGGCATAGCCTGACCAAACTGCTGGCGGCCTCCGGCGGCGATTCCCTAACCCGCAGCGAGAGCCCGGCGCCGGCCGCGACCTGCTCCCTGCCCGCGGACTCgacccgggcggcggcggcggcggcggcggaggaaGAGACGGCGGCGGCCGGATCTCCCGGCCGCAGGCAGCCCCGCGGCGACGAGGCCGAGTTGGAGGCCGGGAGGGGGGGCCGCGGCGGTGCGGCCGTGCGCGCGCCCTCGCCcgaagagatggaggaggaggcggTCGCCAGCGTCCCCGGGGAGGAGACGGAGGATATGGACTTTCTGTCCGGGCTGGAACTGGCGGATCTCCTGGACCCCCGGCAACCGGACTGGCACCTGGAGCCCGGGCTCAGCTCGCCCGGGCCTCTCTCCTCGTCGGGCGGAGGCTCAGATAGCGGCGGCCTGTGGAGAGGGGACGACGACGACGAGGCCGCGGCTGCCGAGATGCAGCGCTTTTCTGACCTGCTGCAGAGGCTGTTAAACGGGATCGGAGGCTGCAGCAGCGGCAGTGACAGTGGCAGCGGCGAAAAGAGGCGGAGAAAGTCCCCAGGAGgaggcggcggcagcagcggcaACGACAGCAACCAGGCGGCGACAAAGAGTCCCCGGAAGGCGGCAGCGGCTGCTGCCCGTCTGAATCGGCTGAAGAAGAAGGAGTACGTGATGGGGCTGGAGAGTCGAGTGCGGGGTCTGGCAGCCGAGAACCAGGAGCTGCGGGCCGAGAATCGGGAGCTGGGCAAGCGCGTGCAGGCACTGCAGGAGGAGAGTCGCTACCTACGGGCCGTCTTAGCCAACGAGACCGGACTGGCTCGCTTGCTGAGCCGGCTGAGCGGCGTGGGACTGCGGCTGACCACCTCGCTCTTCAGAGACTCGCCCGCCGGTGATCATGACTACGCTCTGCCGGTGGGAAAGCAGCAGCAGGACCTGCTGGAAGAGGACGACTCGGCGGGAGGAGTGTGTCTTCATGTGGACAAGGATAAGGTGTCGGTGGAGTTCTGCTCGGCGTGCGCCCGGAAGGCGTCGTCTTCTCTTAAAATGTAG